Proteins encoded together in one Hymenobacter monticola window:
- a CDS encoding amidohydrolase family protein, with product MLSIDIHTHILPERWPDLKERYGYGGFIRLDHHKPCCARMMQDDKFFREVQDNCWDPAVRLREYDQFGVQVQVLSTVPVMFSYWAQPLDCLDLSQLLNDHIADVVRRYPTRFVGLGTIPMQAPQLAIRELERCMKIGLAGVQIGSHVNDWNLDAPELFEVFAAAEELGACVFVHPWDMMAQGKMPKYWLPWLVGMPAESTLALCSLIFGGVLERLPNLRVAVAHGGGSFASTIGRIEHGWQVRPDLCAIDNPHNPRKYLGKFWVDSLVHDPLMLDYLVKTLGADKITLGTDYPFPLGELEPGQLIKSMPFSDDIKARMLGQNALDWLGLAAERFAAAAGLAAHR from the coding sequence GTGCTTTCCATCGACATTCACACCCACATTCTGCCCGAGCGCTGGCCCGACCTCAAGGAGCGGTACGGCTACGGCGGCTTCATCCGGCTGGACCACCACAAGCCCTGCTGCGCCCGCATGATGCAGGACGACAAGTTTTTCCGTGAGGTGCAGGACAACTGCTGGGACCCAGCCGTGCGCCTGCGCGAGTACGACCAGTTTGGCGTGCAGGTGCAGGTGCTGAGCACGGTGCCCGTCATGTTCAGCTACTGGGCCCAGCCGCTCGACTGCCTGGATTTGAGCCAGCTGCTGAACGACCACATTGCCGACGTGGTGCGCCGCTATCCCACCCGCTTCGTGGGCCTGGGCACCATTCCGATGCAGGCACCCCAGCTGGCCATCCGGGAGCTGGAGCGCTGCATGAAAATCGGGCTGGCGGGCGTGCAGATTGGCTCGCACGTGAACGACTGGAACCTCGACGCGCCCGAGCTATTTGAGGTTTTCGCGGCGGCCGAGGAGCTGGGCGCCTGCGTGTTTGTGCATCCCTGGGACATGATGGCCCAGGGCAAAATGCCCAAATACTGGCTGCCCTGGCTGGTGGGCATGCCCGCCGAAAGCACCTTGGCCCTGTGTTCGCTCATCTTCGGCGGGGTGCTGGAGCGGCTGCCCAACCTGCGCGTGGCCGTGGCCCACGGCGGGGGCTCGTTTGCCAGCACCATTGGCCGCATCGAGCATGGCTGGCAGGTGCGCCCCGACCTTTGCGCCATCGACAACCCGCACAACCCGCGCAAGTACCTAGGCAAGTTCTGGGTCGACTCGCTGGTGCACGACCCGCTGATGCTCGACTACCTGGTGAAGACCTTGGGCGCCGACAAAATCACGCTCGGCACCGACTACCCGTTTCCGCTGGGCGAGCTGGAGCCGGGCCAGCTCATCAAGTCGATGCCGTTTTCGGACGACATCAAGGCGCGCATGCTGGGCCAGAACGCGCTGGACTGGCTGGGCCTGGCGGCCGAGCGGTTTGCCGCCGCGGCTGGCCTTGCCGCCCACCGCTGA
- a CDS encoding FAD-dependent oxidoreductase: MAAEMPLLPAAEPLTVMGAGLVGSLLSLYLARRGHPVQVFERRADPRRAGFQEGRSINLALSDRGWRALEGVGVADDIREVGIPMSGRVMHDVQGNLTRQPYGQDGQAIYSVNRGHLNRRLLDLAEQQPNVRLQFGQQCLGIDLKKQELHLRDTATQAEHSAPYTRLFGTDGAFSAVRGALQRQERFDYSQDYLDYGYKELTIAAGPGGSWQLEKNALHIWPRGQYLMIALPNLDGSFNGTLFFPYEGAESFAALQTPADVTAFFNRVFPDAVPLMPDLEQEFFEHPTGSLVTIRCFPWKFDDDVLLLGDASHAIVPFYGQGMNAGFEDCSVLNELLDRHGDAAWPTIFAEFQQQRKPNTDAMADLAVYNFVEMRDRVADPRFLLQKKIEAKISAQYPGRWTPLYSQVTFSHTPYAEAWAAGQRQDAIMARLMPHIQAEADYDQPAVQALVQQEMAEK; the protein is encoded by the coding sequence ATGGCTGCTGAAATGCCGTTGTTGCCCGCTGCCGAGCCGCTCACCGTGATGGGGGCCGGCCTGGTCGGTTCGCTGTTGTCCCTCTACCTGGCCCGGCGGGGCCACCCGGTGCAGGTGTTTGAGCGGCGGGCCGACCCGCGCCGCGCGGGCTTCCAGGAAGGCCGCTCCATCAACTTGGCCCTCTCCGACCGCGGCTGGCGCGCCCTCGAAGGGGTGGGCGTGGCCGACGACATCCGCGAGGTGGGCATTCCGATGAGCGGCCGCGTGATGCACGACGTGCAGGGCAACCTCACCCGCCAGCCCTACGGCCAGGACGGCCAGGCCATTTACTCGGTGAACCGTGGCCACCTCAACCGCCGCCTGCTCGACCTGGCTGAGCAGCAACCCAACGTGCGGTTGCAATTCGGCCAGCAGTGCCTGGGCATCGACCTGAAAAAGCAGGAGCTGCACCTGCGCGACACGGCCACCCAAGCCGAGCACAGCGCGCCCTACACGCGCCTGTTTGGCACCGACGGGGCCTTTTCGGCCGTGCGCGGGGCCCTGCAGCGGCAGGAACGGTTCGACTATTCGCAGGACTACCTTGACTATGGCTACAAGGAGCTGACCATTGCGGCCGGCCCCGGCGGCAGCTGGCAGTTGGAGAAGAACGCGCTGCACATCTGGCCCCGCGGGCAGTACCTGATGATTGCGCTGCCCAACCTCGACGGCTCCTTCAACGGCACTTTGTTCTTCCCCTACGAAGGTGCCGAGAGCTTCGCGGCCCTGCAAACGCCGGCCGACGTGACGGCCTTTTTCAACCGCGTGTTTCCCGACGCCGTGCCGCTGATGCCGGATTTGGAGCAGGAGTTTTTCGAGCACCCCACGGGCTCGCTGGTCACCATCCGCTGCTTCCCGTGGAAGTTCGATGATGACGTGCTGCTGCTCGGCGACGCCTCGCACGCCATTGTGCCCTTCTACGGGCAGGGCATGAACGCGGGCTTTGAGGATTGTAGCGTGCTCAACGAGCTGCTCGACCGGCACGGCGACGCGGCCTGGCCCACCATTTTCGCCGAATTCCAGCAGCAGCGCAAGCCCAACACCGACGCCATGGCCGACCTGGCCGTGTACAACTTCGTGGAGATGCGCGACCGGGTGGCCGACCCGCGCTTCCTGCTGCAGAAGAAGATTGAGGCTAAAATATCGGCTCAGTACCCCGGCCGCTGGACGCCGCTCTACTCGCAGGTCACGTTTTCGCACACGCCCTATGCCGAAGCCTGGGCCGCCGGCCAGCGGCAGGACGCCATCATGGCCCGCCTCATGCCCCACATTCAGGCCGAAGCCGACTACGACCAGCCCGCCGTGCAAGCGCTGGTGCAACAGGAAATGGCCGAAAAGTAG
- the kynU gene encoding kynureninase, with protein sequence MHTALFPAPALDATDPLASFRQEFHLPPGPDGRPVAYFCGNSLGLMPKAARAAVETEFDTWARLGVEGHFEAPSFWMHFHETLTEASARLVGAKPLEVVVMNNLTVNLHLLLVSFYRPTATRYKILMEGGAFPSDQYAIESQARLHGLDPADAIVELVPRPGEHTLRTEDIEATIAGLGDSLATVLIGGVNYYTGQAFDMAAIARAGHAVGAYVGFDLAHAAGNLHLQLHDWDVDFACWCTYKYLNSGPGGTSGVFVHERFANRPDLVRLAGWWGHDPSVRFQMKKGFRPMPGAAGWQLSNAQIFPMAIHRASLEIVDRAGGMPALRRKSEQLTARLESLIHGLNLPASKLEIITPQDPAQRGCQLSVLVHERGRELFDFLADQGIIADWREPNVIRLAPVPLYNSFEDVDRVGEALARFFSEQLAVNN encoded by the coding sequence ATGCACACTGCCCTCTTCCCCGCCCCCGCCCTCGACGCCACCGACCCGCTGGCTTCCTTCCGCCAGGAATTTCACCTGCCGCCCGGCCCCGATGGCCGCCCGGTGGCCTACTTCTGCGGCAACTCGCTGGGCCTGATGCCCAAAGCCGCCCGTGCGGCCGTCGAAACCGAGTTCGACACCTGGGCGCGGCTGGGCGTGGAGGGCCACTTCGAGGCGCCTTCGTTCTGGATGCACTTCCACGAAACCCTCACGGAGGCTTCGGCCCGGCTGGTGGGGGCCAAGCCCCTTGAAGTGGTGGTGATGAACAACCTGACGGTGAACCTGCACCTGCTGCTGGTGTCGTTTTACCGCCCCACGGCCACGCGCTACAAGATTCTGATGGAAGGCGGGGCCTTTCCTTCCGACCAGTACGCCATCGAAAGCCAGGCCCGCCTGCACGGCCTCGACCCCGCCGACGCCATTGTGGAGCTGGTGCCGCGCCCCGGCGAACATACCCTGCGCACCGAAGACATCGAAGCCACCATTGCCGGGCTGGGCGACTCGCTGGCCACCGTCCTCATCGGCGGCGTGAACTACTACACCGGGCAGGCCTTCGACATGGCCGCCATTGCCCGAGCCGGCCACGCCGTGGGCGCCTACGTGGGCTTCGACCTGGCCCACGCCGCCGGCAACCTGCACCTGCAGCTGCACGACTGGGACGTGGACTTTGCCTGCTGGTGTACCTATAAATACCTGAACTCGGGCCCCGGCGGCACCTCCGGCGTGTTCGTGCACGAGCGGTTTGCGAATCGTCCCGACCTCGTGCGCCTGGCCGGCTGGTGGGGCCACGACCCCAGCGTGCGCTTCCAGATGAAAAAAGGCTTCCGCCCCATGCCCGGCGCGGCCGGCTGGCAGCTGTCCAACGCCCAGATTTTCCCGATGGCCATTCACCGCGCCAGCCTCGAAATTGTGGACCGCGCCGGCGGCATGCCCGCTTTGCGTCGCAAGAGCGAGCAGCTTACTGCTCGCCTCGAAAGCCTGATTCACGGCTTGAACTTGCCCGCCAGCAAGCTTGAAATCATCACGCCCCAAGACCCCGCCCAACGCGGCTGCCAGCTCTCGGTGCTGGTGCACGAGCGCGGGCGCGAGTTGTTCGACTTCCTTGCCGACCAGGGCATCATCGCCGACTGGCGCGAGCCCAACGTCATCCGCCTGGCACCCGTGCCGCTCTATAATTCGTTTGAGGACGTAGACCGGGTGGGCGAAGCGCTGGCACGCTTCTTTAGTGAACAGTTGGCCGTTAATAATTAG
- a CDS encoding T9SS type A sorting domain-containing protein codes for MRKPLLFLLGLLGSGALAQAQQRDPSFHNATFQNGANVSILRRVVPQADGKYVVGGDFTAVDGHATRHVARILADGRPDVSFRCPQLGSGVSGLLAVQADGRALVWADSVRPLVRLLPSGDPDASFVLDTSAALGTRLRRAGATVFVQADGKLVVTGQQTLVRLNSDGSRDTGFQSPALSADMYVKAVSLEPTGGFTYVTSSPELNNRVTTGRISATGAPDASFVAQTLNRSDVNCLLRLADGRYLLGGIFDYGGSIPSLLRLLPNGTIDSSLQSYQMGYPVYTNFPTGPVTRLVEQADGLVLAAGTLNAANARGGPAPLVRCVASGQPDTTLNAHYISRFRTMPVINYTYNTARVIDMRVEASGKIIVAGLFEQVGGQPSSGLTRLLAAQPLASKSAHEAAVQLWPNPAREQLELRFEAAPPRRVALLEATGRTVLAVAGAPALTLRTAGLARGLYVLRLDYDGRTASQRVVLE; via the coding sequence ATGCGCAAACCCTTACTTTTTCTCCTCGGGCTATTGGGAAGTGGCGCGCTGGCGCAGGCCCAGCAGCGCGACCCCAGCTTTCACAACGCCACCTTTCAAAACGGTGCCAACGTCAGCATTTTGCGCCGGGTGGTGCCACAGGCCGACGGTAAGTACGTGGTTGGTGGGGATTTCACGGCCGTGGACGGCCACGCCACCCGCCACGTGGCCCGCATCCTGGCCGACGGCCGCCCCGATGTGAGCTTCCGCTGCCCGCAGCTGGGCAGTGGGGTTTCGGGCCTGTTGGCCGTGCAGGCCGATGGCCGGGCACTGGTGTGGGCCGACTCGGTGCGCCCGCTGGTGCGCCTGCTGCCCAGCGGCGACCCCGATGCCTCATTTGTGCTCGATACCTCGGCGGCGTTGGGCACGCGCCTGCGCCGGGCGGGCGCCACGGTTTTCGTGCAGGCCGATGGCAAGCTGGTGGTGACCGGCCAGCAAACCTTGGTGCGCCTGAACAGCGACGGCAGCCGCGACACGGGTTTTCAAAGCCCGGCCCTGAGCGCCGACATGTACGTGAAAGCCGTGAGCCTGGAGCCCACAGGCGGCTTCACCTACGTCACGTCTTCGCCGGAACTCAACAACCGGGTCACCACTGGCCGCATCAGCGCCACTGGCGCGCCCGATGCCAGCTTCGTGGCCCAGACGCTCAACCGGTCCGATGTGAACTGCCTGCTGCGGCTGGCCGACGGGCGCTACTTGCTGGGCGGCATCTTCGACTACGGAGGCAGCATTCCCAGCCTGCTCCGGCTGTTGCCCAACGGCACCATCGACAGCAGCTTGCAGTCGTATCAGATGGGCTACCCCGTCTATACCAATTTCCCGACCGGCCCGGTGACCAGACTGGTCGAGCAAGCGGATGGCCTTGTTCTGGCGGCGGGTACCTTGAATGCGGCAAATGCCCGGGGTGGCCCGGCGCCGCTGGTGCGTTGCGTAGCCAGCGGCCAACCCGATACGACCCTCAATGCGCATTACATCAGTCGGTTCCGCACCATGCCGGTCATCAACTATACCTACAACACCGCCCGGGTAATCGATATGCGGGTTGAAGCCAGCGGCAAAATCATCGTTGCCGGCTTGTTTGAGCAGGTGGGCGGGCAGCCCAGTTCCGGCCTTACCCGCCTGCTGGCGGCCCAGCCGCTGGCGTCCAAATCGGCGCACGAGGCCGCCGTGCAGCTCTGGCCCAACCCGGCCCGCGAACAGCTGGAACTGCGCTTTGAGGCGGCGCCGCCACGCCGGGTGGCCCTGCTCGAGGCCACGGGGCGCACGGTACTGGCTGTAGCCGGAGCACCGGCCCTCACACTGCGCACGGCCGGCCTGGCCCGCGGGCTCTACGTCCTGCGCCTCGACTACGACGGCCGCACCGCCAGTCAGCGCGTGGTTTTGGAGTAA
- a CDS encoding DUF4197 domain-containing protein gives MKNRFFLLLALVLGAATHASAQISLPKIGNVKLPPLGKAAGTAPGGVSNAEAANGLKEALIQGISKGADQASQTDGFNLNSLIRIPFPADAQRVATKLRALGLGSQVDAFELSLNRGAEDAAKSAKPIFLNAIKSLTFTDVWNILSGQPDAATQYLKRTTTGQLTTAFQPIIQQSLDKVGATRYYTQLSTTYNRIPLVQPVQTDLNQYATGKAIDGLFTLIAQEEANIRQNPVARTTELLKKVFGG, from the coding sequence ATGAAAAACAGATTTTTTTTGCTGCTGGCCCTCGTGCTGGGGGCCGCAACGCACGCTTCGGCCCAGATTTCCCTGCCTAAAATCGGCAACGTGAAGCTGCCCCCGCTGGGCAAAGCCGCCGGCACCGCCCCCGGCGGCGTGAGCAACGCCGAAGCTGCCAACGGCCTCAAGGAAGCCCTCATCCAGGGCATCAGCAAGGGCGCCGACCAAGCCTCCCAAACCGACGGCTTCAACCTGAACTCGCTCATTCGCATTCCATTTCCAGCCGATGCGCAGCGCGTGGCCACCAAGCTGCGCGCCCTGGGCCTGGGCAGCCAGGTTGATGCCTTTGAGCTGAGCCTCAACCGCGGGGCCGAAGACGCCGCCAAAAGTGCCAAGCCCATTTTTCTGAACGCCATCAAAAGCTTGACTTTCACGGATGTGTGGAACATCCTGAGCGGGCAGCCGGACGCGGCCACGCAGTACCTCAAACGGACCACCACCGGCCAGCTCACCACCGCGTTCCAGCCCATTATTCAGCAAAGCCTCGACAAGGTGGGCGCCACCAGGTACTACACCCAGCTCAGCACCACCTACAACCGCATTCCGCTGGTGCAGCCCGTGCAAACCGACCTCAACCAGTACGCCACCGGTAAGGCCATCGACGGCCTGTTCACGCTCATTGCCCAGGAAGAAGCCAACATCCGCCAAAACCCCGTGGCCCGCACCACCGAGCTGCTGAAAAAGGTGTTTGGCGGCTGA
- a CDS encoding 3-hydroxyanthranilate 3,4-dioxygenase produces the protein MITRPFNFQKWIDEHRHLLKPPVGNQQVFKDNKDFIVMVVGGPNARKDYHVDAGEELFWQVEGTMTVKIIEDGQPVDITIGPGEMFLLPPNVPHSPRRPAGTVGLVLERYREGGELDGFQWYCENCGHKLYEEFAEITDIVAQLPPIMNRFWANDELRTCKNCGTYMEAPAPPPAG, from the coding sequence ATGATAACCCGCCCCTTCAACTTTCAAAAGTGGATTGACGAACACCGCCATTTGCTGAAGCCCCCGGTGGGCAACCAGCAGGTGTTCAAAGACAACAAGGACTTCATTGTGATGGTGGTGGGCGGCCCCAACGCCCGCAAAGACTACCACGTGGACGCCGGCGAGGAGCTGTTTTGGCAGGTGGAAGGCACGATGACCGTCAAAATCATTGAAGACGGCCAGCCCGTCGACATCACCATCGGGCCGGGCGAGATGTTTCTGCTGCCGCCTAATGTGCCGCACTCGCCGCGCCGGCCGGCCGGCACCGTGGGGCTGGTGCTGGAGCGCTACCGCGAAGGCGGCGAGCTCGACGGCTTCCAGTGGTACTGCGAAAACTGCGGCCACAAGCTCTACGAGGAGTTTGCCGAAATTACCGACATCGTGGCCCAGTTGCCGCCCATCATGAACCGCTTCTGGGCCAACGACGAGCTGCGCACCTGCAAAAACTGCGGCACCTACATGGAAGCCCCCGCGCCGCCCCCGGCCGGGTAG
- a CDS encoding LytR/AlgR family response regulator transcription factor, protein MLTCAIIDDDEINRLTLEHYIELTPNLKLVASLGDGIAGLTFFREGNKVDVLFLDIEMPHLSGLELLRVLSDPPEVIITTARQDFAVDAFELRVTDYLVKPFEFARFTQAVQRVQSRAGQNGPAVAAAAEAPANTDLFVKVNSRMVRINFDEVLYVEALSDYVNIVTAKQKYIVYTTLKALETRLASFPNFIRVHRSYLLNTQHIESIEDNTANLRGGHFVPIGKSYQEGFYKGLQRI, encoded by the coding sequence ATGTTAACATGCGCCATCATTGACGATGATGAAATCAATCGTCTGACCCTGGAACACTACATCGAGCTCACGCCCAACTTGAAACTGGTGGCCTCGCTGGGCGACGGCATTGCCGGCCTCACCTTCTTCCGCGAGGGCAACAAGGTCGACGTGCTGTTTCTCGACATTGAGATGCCCCACCTCAGCGGCCTGGAGCTGTTGCGCGTGCTCTCCGACCCGCCCGAAGTCATCATCACCACGGCCCGCCAGGATTTTGCCGTCGACGCCTTCGAGCTGCGCGTGACGGACTACCTGGTGAAGCCCTTCGAGTTTGCGCGCTTCACGCAGGCCGTGCAGCGGGTGCAGTCGCGCGCCGGCCAAAACGGCCCGGCCGTCGCGGCTGCCGCCGAGGCTCCCGCCAACACCGACCTGTTTGTGAAGGTGAACAGCCGCATGGTGCGCATCAACTTCGACGAGGTGCTGTACGTGGAAGCGTTGTCTGATTACGTCAACATCGTGACGGCCAAGCAGAAATACATCGTTTACACCACACTCAAGGCCCTTGAAACCCGGCTGGCTTCCTTCCCGAATTTCATTCGGGTGCACCGCAGCTACCTATTGAATACGCAGCACATCGAGTCCATCGAAGACAACACCGCCAACCTGCGCGGCGGCCACTTCGTGCCCATCGGCAAGTCGTACCAGGAAGGCTTCTACAAGGGTTTGCAGCGGATTTAA
- a CDS encoding 3'-5' exonuclease, whose amino-acid sequence MRYVSLDLETSGSNPRRHQILELAAVIEDSRHPLPLAELPAFRRVVRHPEYVGTAGALALNARLLQELAQKEPNPELCTPDELLPQLRAFLLAHGFRPDAKDCVSVTMAGKNIGVFDLGFLKELPGYGTLVRAEPAMLDPAVFYLNWHKDSRLPSMRICKARARFDDREVAHEALADALDVVRLLRPFYQLPAYQQVSSSTSAADSE is encoded by the coding sequence ATGCGCTACGTTTCCCTCGACCTCGAAACCTCCGGCTCGAACCCGCGCCGCCACCAGATTCTGGAGCTGGCCGCCGTCATTGAAGACTCGCGCCATCCCCTGCCGCTGGCCGAACTGCCCGCCTTCCGCCGCGTGGTGCGCCACCCCGAGTACGTGGGCACGGCCGGCGCCCTGGCCCTCAACGCCCGTCTGCTGCAGGAACTGGCCCAAAAGGAGCCCAATCCTGAGCTGTGCACCCCCGACGAGCTGCTGCCGCAGCTCCGGGCGTTTCTGCTGGCGCACGGCTTCCGGCCCGATGCCAAGGACTGCGTGTCGGTGACCATGGCGGGCAAAAACATCGGCGTCTTCGACCTGGGTTTTCTAAAAGAGCTGCCCGGCTACGGCACCCTCGTGCGCGCCGAGCCCGCCATGCTCGACCCGGCCGTGTTCTACCTCAATTGGCACAAAGACTCGCGCCTGCCCAGTATGCGCATCTGCAAGGCCCGCGCCCGCTTCGACGACCGCGAAGTGGCCCACGAAGCCCTGGCCGACGCCCTAGACGTGGTGCGCCTGCTGCGGCCGTTCTATCAGCTGCCGGCGTACCAGCAGGTCAGCAGTTCTACATCAGCTGCCGATAGCGAATAG
- a CDS encoding alpha-ketoglutarate-dependent dioxygenase AlkB family protein: MSLLPIPLPGAELLFDADFLPEAAAAALLASLNAETAWEQRSIRLFGQEFPQPRLTAWYGDAEARYTYSNLAWEPRPWTPALQALRQRVEAATNARFNSVLLNLYRDGRDSMGWHADDEPELGPTPVIASLSLGALRRFRLRPRAGLVHPPVSLDLPTGSLLLMRGPTQQHWQHALPKTTRPLGPRLNLTFRWVAGSGAGK; this comes from the coding sequence ATGTCGCTGCTTCCCATTCCGCTGCCCGGCGCCGAGCTGTTGTTTGACGCCGATTTCCTGCCCGAAGCCGCGGCCGCGGCCCTACTGGCCAGCCTGAACGCCGAAACGGCCTGGGAGCAGCGCAGCATCCGGCTGTTTGGGCAGGAATTTCCGCAGCCGCGGCTCACGGCCTGGTACGGCGACGCCGAAGCCCGCTACACGTACTCCAACCTTGCCTGGGAGCCCCGTCCCTGGACGCCCGCCCTGCAGGCCCTGCGCCAGCGCGTGGAAGCCGCCACCAACGCCCGCTTCAACAGCGTGCTGCTGAACCTGTACCGCGACGGCCGCGACAGCATGGGCTGGCACGCCGACGACGAGCCCGAGCTGGGCCCGACTCCGGTCATTGCCTCGCTCAGCCTGGGCGCCCTGCGCCGCTTCCGGCTGCGGCCCCGCGCCGGACTCGTGCACCCGCCCGTATCGCTCGATTTACCCACGGGCAGCCTGCTGCTCATGCGCGGCCCCACGCAGCAGCACTGGCAGCACGCCCTGCCCAAAACCACCCGCCCCCTGGGCCCGCGCCTGAACCTGACCTTCCGGTGGGTGGCGGGCAGCGGGGCTGGCAAGTAG